From one Malus sylvestris chromosome 1, drMalSylv7.2, whole genome shotgun sequence genomic stretch:
- the LOC126623668 gene encoding shaggy-related protein kinase theta-like, which translates to MNMMRRLKSIASGRTSVSSDPGIDSATKRAKMDQDNEKKANKQPNTVERSATGLEQHMTSTSVETAASTSSVSSVAKTETKEVKSSYDQLPKEMHEMKIRDEKANHHDDKDMEETIINGNGTETGHIIATTVGGQNGQPKQTISYMAERVVGTGSFGVVFQAKCLESGEAVAIKKVLQDKRYKNRELQIMRLLDHPNVVQLKHCFFSTTDKDELYLNLVLEYISETVYRVSKHYIRMNQHIPIIYVQLYTYQICRALNYLHHVIGVCHRDIKPQNLLVNPHTHQLKICDFGSAKMLVPGEANISYICSRYYRAPELIFGATEYTTAIDMWSVGCVFAELLLGQPLFPGESGVDQLVEIIKILGTPTREEIKCMNPNYTEFKFPQIKAHPWHKIFHKRMPPEAVDLVSRLLQYSPNLRCTALEACAHPFFDDLRDPNVSLPNGRALPPLFNFTAQELAGAPTELRHRLIPEHARN; encoded by the exons ATGAATATGATGCGCCGGCTCAAGAGCATTGCTTCGGGTCGGACCTCTGTTTCGTCGGACCCT GGAATTGATTCTGCCACAAAGAGAGCTAAGATGGATCAAGACAACGAGAAGAAGGCCAATAAACAGCCAAATACTGTTGAAAGAAGTGCCACTGGTCTAGAGCAACATATGACTTCAACATCAGTGGAAACTGCTGCAAGCACATCCAGTGTATCGTCAGTAGCTAAGACCGAGACCAAAGAAGTTAAATCTAGTTACGATCAGCTTCCCAAAGAAATGcatgaaatgaaaattagaGATGAGAAGGCCAACCACCATGATGACAag GATATGGAAGAAACTATTATTAATGGTAATGGAACAGAAACAGGTCATATAATTGCAACGACAGTTGGTGGTCAAAATGGGCAACCTAAACAG ACTATCTCTTACATGGCAGAGCGTGTAGTTGGTACTGGTTCATTTGGAGTTGTCTTTCAG GCTAAGTGTCTGGAATCGGGTGAAGCAGTTGCGATAAAAAAGGTGTTGCAGGATAAAAGATATAAAAACAGAGAACTTCAAATTATGCGCTTACTTGACCATCCTAACGTTGTTCAATTGAAGCACTGTTTCTTTTCAACTACTGACAAAGACGAGCTGTACCTCAATCTTGTCCTCGAGTATATATCTGAAACAGTTTACCGGGTTTCAAAGCACTATATCAGGATGAACCAACATATTCCCATTATTTATGTGCAATTATATACGTACCAG ATTTGTCGCGCATTAAATTACTTGCACCATGTTATTGGTGTGTGTCATCGTGACATTAAGCCACAAAATTTGCTG GTCAATCCTCACACGCATCAGCTGAAGATATGTGATTTTGGGAGTGCAAAGATGTTG GTGCCAGGTGAagctaacatatcatatattTGCTCACGATATTATAGGGCTCCAGAACTTATATTTGGGGCTACAGAATATACCACTGCAATTGATATGTGGTCTGTTGGTTGTGTATTTGCTGAGCTTCTTCTTGGACAG CCACTGTTTCCCGGGGAGAGTGGTGTTGATCAGCTGGTGGAGATTATAAAG ATTCTAGGGACACCAACCAGAGAAGAAATAAAGTGCATGAATCCCAATTACACCGAATTCAAGTTTCCTCAGATCAAAGCTCACCCATGGCACAAG ATATTTCACAAGCGAATGCCCCCAGAAGCAGTGGATCTTGTGTCAAGACTGCTCCAGTACTCACCAAATCTACGTTGCACTGCT TTGGAGGCATGTGCTCACCCcttctttgatgatttgagagaCCCAAACGTAAGCTTGCCTAATGGACGAGCATTGCCTCCTCTGTTCAATTTCACAGCTCAGG AATTGGCTGGAGCACCCACTGAACTCCGACATCGTCTAATCCCGGAGCATGCTAGGAATTGA